The Streptomyces collinus DNA segment AGACCTCCTGCCGCAGGGATCCGCCGACGCCCAGACCCATCGCCGCGGCGGCACGGGGCGCGCTCGCCGGAGCTGCTCCCGCGGCCGGCGCCGGAACCGAACCGGGCGCGGGCGGTGCCGCCATGGGCATCGGGGCGCCGAAGCCGGCCGAGACGGGCGGTGCCGCCATGGGCATCGCCGCGCCGTACCCACTCGGCGGCTGCATCGACCGCTGCCGCTCCGCCCGCTCCCGCTCCTCCGCACGCCACCGCGCCAGCTCCCCGTCGTTCAGCGCGAAGGACTGAAGCTGGACCCCGCCCCACACCTCCTCGCCCGTGACCTGCCCCTCCACGGTGGCGCCCAGGCCGAGCGGGACGGCCACGAACTGCCGGACCGTGCCCGTGCCGGAGTTGATGCCGTCCAGCCAGGGCTGGCGGGGGAGCACCACGTAGTTCTGCGGGCCGCGGGCAAGACGGCCGCTCCAGGGCCGGCCCGAGACCGCGCACACCTTGCCGACGCCGACCTGGAGCGCGGCCGGTTCCGAGGTGCCCGCGAAGCTCAGCCACATCGCCTCGCGCAGATACACCGGCAGCATCACACCGCCGCGCGCCCGCCACGCCTCGGGAACCCTGTCCCCGTAGTCCGCGACCCGCCGCACCGGGAACTCGCCGAGTCCCGGGGGCAGGGGATGGGTGCCGGTCTCCGGCAGGCGCAGGGTACGGATGAACCGCACGGCGACCCCGCCCGGCAGCCGCAGTGTGTTCCCGTCGATCCGCACGCTCGTCTCAGTCATCGGCCCGCTCCTCGCCTCAGGTGCCGGCCCCCTGCCGGCGTTCCCCTCAGGGGTCCTTTCCCTATGAGCGACCTGATCGGTCGCTCATAGGGAAAGGACCCCTCAGCGAGAACGCCCGCCGAACCCCGCGCGGTTCCGCCACATCTGTTCCGTGACGCCCAGCCGCTCCCGCAGCCGCGTCAGACGGGGCATCCGGGCGCGCTGCTCGCGCGACACACGGTCCAGTTCCTCGAACAGACGCCGGGTGCGGTGCTCGGTGTCGAGTTCGTCGAGGATGCGGTTGACCTCCGTCAGGACGGCTCCCGGCAGCTGCCAGTGCCCGGGCGTCCGCTCGGCCTCCTCGCGGAGCAGCAGGGCCAGTTTGTCGCGGGTGCCCGCCGCGGTGCGCAGTTCCGCGGCGAGACGCTCCTCCGCCGACTCGGCGCTCGTGCTGAGGTGGGTGGTCACCAGCACGGCGAAGCTCACCACGGCGTCGGCGATCTCGGACAGCAGCTGCTCCAGGGCGGCGCCCGTCTCGGCCTCGAACAGCGGCTCGGGTTGGCGTTCCTTCGCGAGGTCGGTGAGGGAGCGGGCGAGGACCCGCAGGACGACCGTGCAGATCTCCAGGGTGTCCAGGCCGGTGCGCAGCACCACCCGGTGCAGCACGCTGTCCTGCACGCGCGGGTTGAGCCGCAGGCTGTCCTCGGCCTGGCGGAGGGCCGCGTCCACCTCGACGATGTCGTGGTCCAGACGGCGCGCCTCGTGCAGCTGCTTCTCCGCGCGGTCCACGGGCGTGCCGCCGGCGGCCTCCTCGCCCATGCGCAGCATCAGCTGCCGCAGCCGCCGGGCCAGGTCCCCGATCGACTCGCCCGCCTCCTCCACCCACACCGGCGGAGCCAGCAGCAGGTTGCAGGCGAGACCGACGACCGCCCCGATCAGCGTCTCCACCACCCGGGCCCAGGCGGTGTCCCCGACGCTGGTGACGCCGAGGACGAGCATCGCGCTGATCGCGACCTCGGGTACGTACTCCTCCACCCGGACCAGCCGCCCCACGGCCAGCGAGGCCACCAGGAGCAGCGCCAGGCTCCACCAGGTCAGGCCCACCAGCAGGCTGAACGCGATGGCGAGGAGAACGCCGGTCACCACGGCGTTCACCCGCCGGAAGCCGTTGGTGAGCGTGGCGTACAGCGTCACCTGGACGACCAGAAGGGCCGTCAGGGGAGCGGTGAGGGGCGCCGCCTCGGGGCTCAGGCGCAGCGCGATGACGTAGGCGATCGTCGCCGCGGTCGCGGACCGCAGCGTCTGGACGACCACGGGATCACGGCGCTTCCTGACGATCCGCCCGGCCTGCGCCGTCCACGCACGTACCTCTCGCATCCTCGGGCTGTTCCCCTTCCCCGGCGCATCGAACGCATCCGTCGAACACGTCCGTGAAGGACGCTCACGAAGGACGTTAGTGCCGGGGCAGACCACGGGCGACCGAGGGGCTCAGGCGTACACCTTGTCGAGGAAGGCGGCCAGATGGCCCGTGGTCCGCGCGATCTGCTCCTCCACGGTGAGGCTCTCCTCGAACCGGGATCCGGTCTCCAGCGGCTTCTTCCCGCGTACGTACAGGGAACAGGCGAGGTCGGTGCACATGTACGCCCCGACGGAGTTGCCCTCACGCCCGGCCGCCCCGGCCTTGCGGGCGGTCATCAGCGAGACCCCGCCCCGCGGGTGGGTCGTCAGGCACAGCGAGCACATGCTGCGGTGCAGGAACCCGCGCTGCGCGGCCTGGAACCGCATCGACACGCCGACGAGCCGCCCCGCCCGCCCGGTCACCAGATAGCTCCGGTCGGGCGCCCCCGGATCACGCCACCCGAGGAAGTCGAGATCGTCCCAGGGGCGCGCGTCGAGGTCCCGGGGCACGGCCAGGCGCTTGGCCTCGCCCTTCGAGCAGTTGATGAAGGAGGCGCGGATGTCCTGTTCGGTGAGGGGCTGCACGGGAGGGCTCCTGGGAGGTGTCGTCGCGAAACCTAGGGGTCCTAGGTTTGTGGGCCAGGTCAGGGTAGACAGCCTCGGCGCGGGGAGGCGACCGGATTTCCGTCAGGCCTCGTCGTCCGGGACGCCCGGCGGCCACACTCCGGGGGCCAGCACCCCCAGCGCGTACGCCCGGGCCACCAGTTCCGTGCGGTTGGACGCGCCCCAGCGGGACGACAGGCGGCGCAGATGGTAGGTCACCCCGTCCGTGGTGAGGGCCGTCTCCCGGGCTGCCCGGGCCGTGGTGGCGCCGGCGGCCAGAAGCGCCAGGATCCGGGCCTCCATCGAGGTGACCGGCGCCCCCGGAGCGGGTGCGGCGGGGGAGGGGGCGCGTTCGGCGTCCACCCGGAGCATCACCAGCAGCGCGGGGGTGTCCTCCACCGTGTCGCTGACCGGATCCGCCGTCAGTTCGCCGTAGCGCTCCACACCGCCCGGGGCCCGCCAGCGCACCGACACCTGGTAGCGCGACCGGTGGCGCAGGCGCAGCGCCTGCGCGATGCGCTCCACCTGGGTGGCCTCGCGCGGGCTGAACAGCTCCAGCACGTCACGGCCGCGCAGCCGCCCCGGCGTCGTACCGCACTCCGCGGCCATGGCCGGATTGGCCAGCAGTACCGCCCCGTAGACGTCGCACACCGCGACCGGCATCGCGATCCGGTCGAACAGCAGCAGGGCGCGGTTGCGCCACGTCACGGCCTCCTGCCGGGCCAGGTCCACGAGCCTCTCCTGCCATGCCGGGCCGCCCCCGCGCAAGAGCGGCACGTCTGCTCCCCCTACACAATCATGTAGGGCCACGGCGCCGCCCCCCGGGCCCGGTGGATCACGCTGGAGCGCAGTACTTCCGTACCGCGAAAGGCAGTTGCCGCGTCATGCCCCCCACCGGACAGAACCCCCCGACCGCCGACGCCCTCCCGGGCGTCCCCGTCGCCGACATCTCCGCCACCGGGCCCGGCGGTGCGCCCGTCCAGCAGGCCATGGACCTGATGCGCGAGCACGGGCCCGTGTTCGTGCGTCGGCTGTACGGGCGGGACACCCTGTTCGTGGGCGACCTGGACCTCGTGGCCGACCTCGCGGACGAGCAGCGGTTCGCCAAGCACATCGGGCCCGGTCTGGAGAACGTCCGGGAGTTCGCCGCCGACGGCCTGTTCACCGCGTACAACGACGAGCCCAACTGGGCCAAGGCGCACGACATCCTGATGCCCGCCTTCGCGCTGGGCTCGATGCGCACCTACCACCCCGTGATGCTGAAGGTGGCCCGC contains these protein-coding regions:
- a CDS encoding FUSC family protein encodes the protein MREVRAWTAQAGRIVRKRRDPVVVQTLRSATAATIAYVIALRLSPEAAPLTAPLTALLVVQVTLYATLTNGFRRVNAVVTGVLLAIAFSLLVGLTWWSLALLLVASLAVGRLVRVEEYVPEVAISAMLVLGVTSVGDTAWARVVETLIGAVVGLACNLLLAPPVWVEEAGESIGDLARRLRQLMLRMGEEAAGGTPVDRAEKQLHEARRLDHDIVEVDAALRQAEDSLRLNPRVQDSVLHRVVLRTGLDTLEICTVVLRVLARSLTDLAKERQPEPLFEAETGAALEQLLSEIADAVVSFAVLVTTHLSTSAESAEERLAAELRTAAGTRDKLALLLREEAERTPGHWQLPGAVLTEVNRILDELDTEHRTRRLFEELDRVSREQRARMPRLTRLRERLGVTEQMWRNRAGFGGRSR
- a CDS encoding FBP domain-containing protein, which encodes MQPLTEQDIRASFINCSKGEAKRLAVPRDLDARPWDDLDFLGWRDPGAPDRSYLVTGRAGRLVGVSMRFQAAQRGFLHRSMCSLCLTTHPRGGVSLMTARKAGAAGREGNSVGAYMCTDLACSLYVRGKKPLETGSRFEESLTVEEQIARTTGHLAAFLDKVYA
- a CDS encoding PAS domain S-box protein — protein: MPVAVCDVYGAVLLANPAMAAECGTTPGRLRGRDVLELFSPREATQVERIAQALRLRHRSRYQVSVRWRAPGGVERYGELTADPVSDTVEDTPALLVMLRVDAERAPSPAAPAPGAPVTSMEARILALLAAGATTARAARETALTTDGVTYHLRRLSSRWGASNRTELVARAYALGVLAPGVWPPGVPDDEA